A region from the Sutcliffiella horikoshii genome encodes:
- the ltrA gene encoding group II intron reverse transcriptase/maturase, which produces MELLEQILSNQNMNEAYLRVYKNKGASGVDGITVDELKQYLKEHKDELRQRIRTRKYQPQAALRVEIPKENGKMRKLGIPTVVDRVVQQAIHQILSPIFEKQFSEFSYGFRPKRSCEMAIIKSLEFLNDGHNWVVDIDLERFFDTVHHDKLMRIISNTIDDGDVISLIRKYLVSGVMVNGRYETTPVGTPQGGNLSPLLSNIMLNELDKELESRGLQFVRYADDALIFVKSEKAANRVMDSIVRFIEKKLGLIVNMEKSKISRPNDLKFLGFGYYYDSKSKKYQVRPHPDSIQKFQRKLRKLTKRNWSIRLDYRIIKLKQVIIGWVNYFRTSNMKTAMTEIDQKLRSRIRVIIWKQWKVPKKQIKSLVQLGIPKEEAKGLTFCRRGYRFIGLSKVIHRAISNKRLKQRGFPSALEHYLKVHTVI; this is translated from the coding sequence GTGGAACTTTTAGAACAAATACTAAGTAATCAAAACATGAATGAAGCTTACCTTCGTGTCTATAAAAACAAAGGTGCGAGTGGGGTCGACGGAATAACGGTCGATGAATTAAAGCAATATCTGAAAGAGCACAAAGACGAGCTGCGTCAGCGCATCAGAACAAGAAAATACCAACCACAAGCTGCCTTAAGAGTGGAAATCCCAAAAGAAAATGGCAAGATGCGCAAATTGGGAATACCAACAGTAGTGGATAGGGTAGTTCAACAAGCCATCCATCAAATACTCAGCCCGATATTTGAAAAGCAGTTCAGCGAATTTAGTTATGGCTTCAGACCCAAAAGAAGCTGTGAGATGGCAATTATTAAAAGCCTTGAATTTCTAAATGATGGACATAACTGGGTTGTGGACATTGATCTTGAAAGGTTTTTCGATACAGTCCACCATGATAAACTCATGCGAATCATCTCTAACACAATAGATGATGGAGATGTCATCTCTCTAATAAGAAAATATCTCGTCAGTGGAGTGATGGTGAATGGAAGATATGAGACCACACCAGTTGGGACTCCGCAAGGAGGAAACCTAAGTCCACTTCTGAGTAATATTATGTTGAACGAATTGGATAAGGAACTAGAAAGTAGAGGACTCCAATTTGTAAGATATGCAGATGACGCCCTAATTTTTGTGAAGAGTGAGAAAGCGGCTAATAGAGTGATGGATTCAATTGTACGGTTCATAGAAAAGAAATTAGGACTGATAGTCAACATGGAAAAGAGTAAAATCTCTCGTCCCAATGACTTGAAATTCTTAGGTTTTGGTTACTACTACGATAGTAAAAGTAAGAAATATCAAGTACGACCTCATCCTGACTCCATTCAAAAATTCCAACGGAAGCTTCGGAAATTAACAAAGCGAAATTGGAGTATACGGTTGGACTATCGAATAATAAAACTAAAACAAGTCATAATCGGATGGGTTAATTACTTTAGAACTTCAAATATGAAAACAGCAATGACTGAGATAGACCAGAAGCTTCGCTCCAGAATCAGAGTTATCATTTGGAAGCAATGGAAGGTACCGAAAAAACAAATCAAATCGCTTGTCCAACTAGGAATTCCGAAGGAAGAAGCGAAAGGGTTAACTTTCTGTCGGAGAGGTTACCGGTTCATCGGACTATCAAAAGTTATTCATAGAGCTATCTCAAACAAAAGATTAAAGCAGAGGGGATTCCCCTCTGCTTTAGAACATTATCTAAAAGTACACACTGTAATATAA
- a CDS encoding YfhD family protein — protein sequence MGRSRGHQSGGKNKSSLPQVPKNMKKAAQDAEFANEQHADNEILEAQARASAAGIKRNSKKDTFR from the coding sequence ATGGGACGTTCACGCGGACATCAATCTGGTGGCAAGAACAAATCATCACTTCCACAAGTACCTAAGAACATGAAAAAAGCTGCACAAGATGCAGAATTCGCGAACGAGCAACATGCAGATAATGAAATCCTTGAAGCACAAGCTCGCGCATCAGCAGCTGGAATTAAACGGAACAGCAAGAAGGATACCTTTAGATAG
- a CDS encoding GNAT family N-acetyltransferase has product MLKKRDFQESQTLYELMVHPEVFPFVRHKAYSYDEFLFLTKQTIEAEERGELISRTILDEWGTPIGTINLFDVQDGAGFLGTWLGKPYHGKGYNQPAKDQFFEELFYELDIQSIFMRIRKVNVRSTKAAEKIPYVVLANETRKSLLDEINGGEDIYNLYEISRDQYTLYKLRTGHEVLHEEHQLKEA; this is encoded by the coding sequence ATGCTCAAAAAACGTGATTTCCAAGAATCTCAAACTCTTTATGAGTTAATGGTGCACCCTGAAGTCTTCCCTTTTGTGCGTCATAAAGCGTATTCCTACGATGAGTTTCTTTTCCTAACAAAACAAACCATCGAAGCGGAAGAACGCGGAGAATTGATTTCACGTACCATTCTAGATGAGTGGGGCACTCCAATTGGAACAATCAATCTTTTCGACGTGCAAGACGGAGCTGGCTTCCTAGGCACTTGGCTAGGCAAACCATACCATGGCAAAGGCTACAATCAGCCTGCCAAGGATCAATTCTTCGAGGAACTTTTTTACGAACTCGATATACAATCCATTTTCATGCGCATCCGCAAGGTAAATGTTCGCTCTACAAAAGCGGCGGAAAAGATACCTTATGTCGTTCTTGCAAATGAAACACGCAAAAGCCTATTAGATGAAATCAACGGCGGAGAAGATATCTACAATCTTTACGAAATCTCACGCGACCAATATACACTATACAAACTTCGCACAGGACACGAAGTGCTGCATGAAGAACATCAGTTAAAAGAAGCTTAA
- a CDS encoding YfhE family protein encodes MSDKKRREKTKTTLSKTQEVTYSREFKMADRVGGYTERRR; translated from the coding sequence ATGAGTGATAAAAAACGTCGTGAAAAAACAAAGACTACATTGAGCAAAACGCAGGAAGTTACCTACTCTCGTGAGTTTAAAATGGCAGACCGAGTAGGCGGATATACGGAAAGACGCAGATAG